In Halobaculum rubrum, the following are encoded in one genomic region:
- a CDS encoding acyl-CoA dehydrogenase family protein — translation MLDYVGLEADLSAEEKLIRDTAREFVAEEVAPDIADHYEAGTFPTELIPEMGELGFYAPNLEGYGSPNVSERAYGLLMQELEACDSGLRSMASVQGALVMYPIHAFGSDAQKEEWLPALGQGEAVGCFGLTEPEHGSNPSGMETRAERDADGFVLNGEKTWITNSPIADVAVVWAKLTSEEGSPVRGFLVETDRDGVETPKIDEKLSMRASVTGGIVLDDVRVPEANVLPDVEGMKGPLSCLTQARFGIAWGAVGAARDCFETAREYQTGREQFGGPIARFQIQQEKLAEMATQITLAQLLAYRLADLKERGDLRPQQVSMAKRNNVRMARDQARVAREMLGGNGITTDYSPMRHMSNLETVYTYEGTHDIHSLILGEDLTGLSAFS, via the coding sequence ATGCTCGATTACGTCGGTCTGGAGGCGGACCTCTCGGCGGAGGAGAAGCTGATCCGGGACACGGCCCGGGAGTTCGTCGCCGAGGAGGTCGCCCCGGACATCGCCGACCACTACGAGGCCGGGACCTTCCCCACGGAGCTCATCCCGGAGATGGGGGAGCTGGGATTCTACGCGCCGAACCTGGAGGGGTACGGCTCCCCGAACGTCTCCGAGCGCGCGTACGGACTGCTCATGCAGGAGCTGGAGGCGTGCGACTCCGGCCTACGCTCGATGGCCAGCGTGCAGGGTGCGCTCGTGATGTACCCCATCCACGCGTTCGGGAGCGACGCCCAGAAGGAGGAGTGGCTCCCGGCCCTCGGGCAGGGGGAGGCCGTCGGTTGCTTCGGCCTGACCGAGCCGGAGCACGGCTCGAACCCCTCGGGAATGGAGACGCGTGCCGAGCGCGACGCCGACGGGTTCGTCCTGAACGGCGAGAAGACGTGGATCACCAACTCTCCCATCGCCGACGTGGCGGTCGTGTGGGCGAAGCTCACCTCCGAGGAGGGTTCGCCCGTGCGCGGCTTCCTTGTCGAGACCGACCGCGACGGCGTCGAGACCCCGAAGATCGACGAGAAGCTCTCGATGCGCGCCTCCGTCACCGGCGGCATCGTCCTCGACGACGTGCGCGTCCCCGAGGCGAACGTCCTGCCGGACGTCGAGGGGATGAAGGGGCCGCTGTCGTGTCTCACGCAGGCCCGGTTCGGCATCGCCTGGGGCGCCGTCGGCGCCGCCCGCGACTGCTTCGAGACGGCCCGCGAGTATCAGACCGGCCGCGAGCAGTTCGGCGGGCCCATCGCCCGCTTCCAGATCCAACAGGAGAAGCTCGCGGAGATGGCGACGCAGATAACCCTCGCGCAGCTGCTCGCCTACCGGCTCGCGGACCTGAAGGAGCGCGGCGACCTCCGGCCCCAGCAGGTGTCGATGGCCAAGCGCAACAACGTCCGAATGGCCCGCGATCAGGCGCGCGTGGCCCGCGAGATGCTCGGCGGCAACGGGATCACGACGGACTACTCGCCGATGCGGCACATGAGCAACCTGGAGACGGTGTACACCTACGAGGGAACCCACGACATCCACTCGCTCATCCTCGGGGAGGATCTGACCGGCCTGTCAGCCTTCTCGTAG
- a CDS encoding NEW3 domain-containing protein: MPRSSGRSAFTYAACLLCVLWTVAGVAGATTASATPIAPATTDDPGPGDDVRIDGTVTGVDGEPAADAAVIVGESGTLRELSTDGLRALAAADPPNVTVVRVGDDGGFAATVDWDRADAAVAVSDRGVSELRILGHENATLALRLHERRPQTVFAHLGSIGQGERRGDLYLSLVNNDGTAVRTLSVRVTSLPEGWSIAAVRGDGRFHPTNRTIEWSSVAPGEEIDTTVVVATPPTPSPGAYAVGLRAASATHPVAIENETVEVRPAETPGPTTAPLRTGGTDTTGAAGRGSATGDESSTETARASGRSGTADATGTNATGDGLGIATAVVGAAAAVLLGVALGRGRRR; this comes from the coding sequence ATGCCTCGATCGTCAGGTCGTTCCGCGTTCACCTACGCGGCGTGTCTGCTGTGCGTGCTCTGGACGGTTGCCGGGGTGGCGGGCGCGACGACAGCGTCGGCGACGCCGATAGCGCCGGCCACGACGGACGATCCCGGCCCGGGCGACGACGTTCGGATCGACGGGACGGTCACCGGCGTCGACGGGGAACCGGCCGCCGACGCGGCGGTGATCGTCGGCGAGTCCGGAACCCTGCGTGAGCTGTCGACCGACGGTCTCCGTGCGCTCGCGGCCGCCGATCCGCCGAACGTGACCGTGGTCCGGGTCGGCGACGACGGCGGGTTCGCGGCAACCGTCGACTGGGATCGCGCCGACGCCGCCGTCGCGGTGAGCGACCGGGGGGTCAGCGAGCTTCGGATCCTCGGCCACGAGAACGCGACGCTCGCGCTTCGTCTGCACGAGCGGCGGCCGCAGACCGTCTTCGCCCACCTCGGCTCGATCGGTCAGGGAGAGCGACGCGGGGACCTGTATCTCAGTCTCGTCAACAACGACGGGACGGCGGTCCGAACGCTCTCCGTCCGCGTCACGTCGCTGCCCGAAGGGTGGTCGATCGCGGCCGTGCGTGGCGACGGTCGGTTCCACCCGACGAACCGGACGATCGAGTGGTCGTCGGTGGCGCCCGGCGAGGAGATCGACACGACGGTTGTCGTCGCGACCCCGCCGACCCCCTCACCGGGAGCGTACGCGGTGGGGCTGCGGGCCGCCAGCGCGACCCACCCGGTCGCGATCGAGAACGAGACCGTCGAGGTGCGCCCGGCGGAGACGCCGGGGCCGACGACCGCGCCGCTGCGGACCGGCGGCACGGACACGACGGGCGCGGCCGGGCGCGGTTCGGCGACGGGGGACGAGTCATCGACGGAGACGGCCAGGGCGTCCGGCCGGTCCGGAACGGCCGACGCCACCGGGACGAACGCGACCGGAGACGGCCTCGGGATCGCGACGGCAGTTGTCGGGGCGGCGGCCGCCGTGCTGCTCGGCGTCGCGCTCGGTCGCGGCCGCCGGAGGTGA